The Impatiens glandulifera chromosome 3, dImpGla2.1, whole genome shotgun sequence genome contains a region encoding:
- the LOC124930966 gene encoding ESCRT-related protein CHMP1A-like — protein sequence MGNTDKLMNQIFELKFTSKSLQRQAKKCEKEEKTEKLKIKKAIEKGNMDGARIYAENAIRKRSEQMNYLRLSSRLDAVVARLDTQAKMSTISKSMGSIVKSLESSLNTGNLQKMSETMEQFERQFVNMEVQAEFMESSMAGSTSLSTPEGEVNSLMQQVADDYGLEVSVGLPQPGAHAVSTKTEEKTNEDDLSRRLAELKARV from the coding sequence ATGGGGAACACGGATAAATTGATGAACCAAATCTTCGAGCTGAAGTTCACGTCAAAGAGTCTCCAACGACAGGCCAAGAAATgcgagaaggaggagaagactGAAAAGCTTAAGATCAAGAAAGCGATCGAGAAAGGAAACATGGACGGAGCCCGAATCTACGCGGAAAACGCCATTCGCAAACGCAGCGAGCAGATGAATTACCTCCGTCTTTCTTCTCGCCTTGATGCCGTGGTCGCCAGACTCGATACTCAGGCGAAGATGTCTACGATCAGCAAATCCATGGGATCGATCGTCAAATCTCTAGAATCATCTCTCAATACCGGAAACCTGCAGAAGATGTCTGAGACAATGGAACAATTCGAACGCCAGTTTGTTAACATGGAGGTCCAGGCTGAATTTATGGAGAGCTCCATGGCCGGTAGCACCTCTCTATCGACCCCTGAAGGAGAAGTTAACAGCTTGATGCAACAGGTTGCTGATGATTATGGCTTGGAAGTGTCTGTTGGTTTGCCACAGCCTGGGGCTCATGCTGTCTCCACCAAGACAGAGGAAAAGACCAACGAGGACGACTTGTCCAGGCGCCTTGCAGAGCTTAAAGCTAgggtttga